One segment of Desulfovibrio sp. JC010 DNA contains the following:
- a CDS encoding transferase: MKQLNKLIDHIVSRVNVNLREPLVDVGPYIKGLIPEDSFALYYAFYSLTNSHPLMFNFRHSSLGGTYFLGKCKVNHSILYKSDIRGDELKRQGSEVEVNGQKIKLRDDEVIKIRDSFLMKTLVHNNSHDPENLECFKISNTVSLHYANIHGTSVEGCFLEPFSSVDLSIMHDCAVGAYSYVQAGELSHKRIKPGRIWVKADGAFEFNYQYPEEVLEKYIRMEDNRPKGILMDFFDDRKEDFVPIYSSVKPELPIDVPEGASVSPYAVIKGDCKVEKNVLVAQRSYIENSTLGPGANAQENCYIINSVYEGEVVTPHGGKVIHTHMGKRSFAGFNSFLNGKEGAKIEVGAGTILMPHTIIDAKEPIKIPDNYLVWGYISKQEDLEMHSIPLSDFAALKGQFRLGNMTFEGIGAKFVDGFRHRIEHILEANGAFWDGTEETAGHSQQTQDISFNILQPYPEGELQGLYPELTIDPLVPSDL; encoded by the coding sequence ATGAAACAGCTGAATAAGCTTATTGACCATATCGTCAGCCGTGTGAACGTCAACCTGCGTGAGCCTCTTGTGGACGTGGGCCCTTATATTAAAGGACTCATCCCCGAAGACAGCTTCGCCCTCTACTACGCGTTCTATTCCCTGACCAACAGCCATCCGCTCATGTTCAACTTCCGCCACTCCAGCCTTGGGGGAACCTACTTCCTCGGCAAGTGCAAAGTAAACCATTCCATCCTCTATAAGAGTGATATCCGTGGTGACGAACTGAAAAGACAGGGCAGTGAGGTTGAGGTCAACGGCCAGAAGATCAAGCTCCGTGACGATGAAGTCATTAAGATCCGCGACAGTTTTCTGATGAAAACCCTCGTCCACAACAACTCCCACGACCCTGAAAACCTTGAGTGTTTCAAAATTTCAAACACCGTATCTCTGCATTACGCAAACATTCACGGCACTTCCGTGGAAGGCTGTTTCCTTGAGCCTTTCTCCTCTGTTGACCTCTCCATCATGCATGACTGCGCTGTCGGCGCATACTCCTACGTACAGGCGGGAGAACTTTCCCATAAGCGCATCAAGCCCGGACGGATCTGGGTCAAAGCGGACGGTGCTTTTGAGTTCAACTACCAGTACCCCGAAGAAGTCCTCGAAAAATACATCCGTATGGAAGACAACAGACCCAAGGGTATCCTCATGGACTTCTTTGATGACCGCAAAGAAGACTTCGTACCCATCTATTCTTCTGTTAAGCCCGAGCTGCCCATCGACGTTCCCGAGGGAGCATCGGTCAGCCCCTATGCGGTTATCAAAGGTGACTGCAAGGTTGAGAAAAACGTTCTCGTGGCCCAGAGGTCATACATTGAGAACTCAACTCTCGGCCCCGGTGCCAACGCGCAGGAAAACTGCTACATCATCAATTCCGTCTACGAAGGTGAAGTTGTCACCCCGCACGGCGGCAAGGTAATCCACACCCACATGGGCAAACGCTCCTTCGCAGGGTTCAACTCTTTCCTCAACGGTAAAGAAGGTGCCAAGATCGAAGTGGGTGCAGGAACCATATTGATGCCGCATACTATTATCGATGCGAAAGAACCGATTAAAATACCTGACAACTATCTCGTTTGGGGCTATATCAGCAAGCAGGAAGATCTCGAAATGCACTCGATTCCTCTCTCGGACTTCGCTGCACTCAAAGGCCAGTTCCGTCTCGGTAACATGACCTTTGAAGGTATCGGAGCCAAATTTGTTGATGGCTTCAGGCACCGTATCGAACATATTCTCGAAGCAAACGGCGCTTTCTGGGACGGTACCGAAGAAACCGCGGGCCATTCCCAGCAGACTCAGGACATATCCTTCAATATCCTTCAGCCCTATCCTGAAGGAGAGTTGCAGGGACTTTATCCGGAACTGACAATCGACCCGCTGGTACCCAGCGATCTGTAG
- the nhaB gene encoding sodium/proton antiporter NhaB, whose protein sequence is MPKTMSQALQKNLLGNSPDWYKLTIIGFLVLNPVLMAVAGPFITGWVLIGQFIFTLAMALKCYPLPAGGLLAVEAIAIGLASPETVYNETVLNFPVILLLMFMVAGIHFMKDMLQYVFTKIITRIKSKIVISLLFSLSGAVLSAFLDALTVTAVIIAVAYGFYGIYHRFASTGKCSLTDDSLLKGECVNHLAEFRGFLRNLMMHGAVGTALGGVCTIVGEPQNLLIGKTMGWEFIEFFIRVAPVSMPVLAVGLVTCIMLEVTGIFGYGYQLPQNVREILEEEDRKNDEEMSLKKKAALFTQACAALFLVLALAFHIAEVGLIGLTVIVLLTALNGITEEHQIGHAFEEALPFTALLVVFFAIVGVIHEQHLFAPIIHYVLGLEGKIQLAAYYLANGILSMISDNVFVATVYVSETLKAFQNGVIGREQFDLLAVAINTGTNIPSVATPNGQAAFLFLLTSAIAPLIRLSYGQMVKMAFPYTITMSITGLAATWYFL, encoded by the coding sequence GTGCCCAAAACAATGTCACAGGCATTGCAGAAGAACCTTCTAGGTAATTCTCCCGACTGGTACAAACTTACCATTATCGGTTTTCTCGTGCTCAACCCCGTTCTTATGGCTGTAGCCGGTCCTTTCATCACCGGCTGGGTGTTGATCGGACAGTTTATCTTCACTCTTGCAATGGCCCTTAAATGCTATCCTCTCCCCGCAGGCGGACTGCTCGCGGTTGAAGCAATAGCGATCGGGCTGGCCTCACCTGAAACTGTTTATAACGAAACAGTACTGAACTTCCCGGTAATTCTGCTGCTGATGTTCATGGTCGCCGGTATTCATTTTATGAAAGACATGCTCCAGTATGTTTTCACCAAAATCATTACCCGCATCAAATCAAAAATCGTTATTTCACTGCTCTTTTCTCTCTCCGGCGCAGTGCTTTCCGCATTCCTTGATGCGCTGACAGTTACTGCTGTAATCATCGCGGTTGCCTACGGATTCTACGGAATCTACCACCGCTTTGCATCCACCGGTAAATGTTCACTGACCGACGACTCCCTGCTCAAAGGCGAGTGCGTCAACCACCTTGCTGAATTCCGCGGTTTCCTCAGAAACCTGATGATGCACGGTGCTGTAGGTACCGCTCTCGGTGGTGTGTGCACCATCGTAGGTGAGCCCCAGAACCTGCTCATCGGTAAGACCATGGGTTGGGAATTCATTGAATTCTTCATCAGGGTTGCTCCGGTATCCATGCCTGTTCTCGCGGTAGGTCTTGTGACCTGCATTATGCTGGAAGTGACCGGCATCTTCGGTTACGGCTACCAGCTGCCCCAGAACGTGCGTGAAATCCTCGAAGAGGAAGACCGCAAAAACGACGAAGAAATGAGCCTGAAGAAAAAAGCAGCCCTGTTCACTCAGGCCTGCGCAGCTCTCTTCCTCGTTCTCGCTCTGGCCTTCCACATTGCTGAAGTAGGTCTCATCGGTCTGACCGTTATCGTCCTGCTTACCGCCCTTAACGGCATCACCGAAGAACACCAGATCGGCCACGCGTTTGAAGAGGCCCTGCCCTTTACCGCGCTGCTGGTTGTCTTTTTCGCAATTGTAGGCGTCATCCACGAACAGCATCTCTTCGCACCGATCATTCACTACGTGCTCGGCCTTGAAGGTAAAATTCAGCTGGCTGCCTACTACCTTGCCAACGGTATCCTTTCCATGATTTCAGATAACGTATTTGTTGCGACAGTATACGTTTCCGAAACCCTGAAAGCATTCCAGAACGGCGTTATCGGCCGTGAACAGTTCGACCTGCTCGCAGTTGCAATCAACACCGGAACCAACATTCCCAGTGTTGCAACTCCTAACGGACAGGCAGCATTCCTGTTCCTGCTGACCTCCGCCATTGCTCCGCTCATCAGGCTCTCCTACGGCCAGATGGTCAAGATGGCTTTCCCCTACACCATCACCATGTCTATCACCGGCCTCGCCGCGACCTGGTACTTCCTGTAG
- a CDS encoding DMT family transporter produces the protein MVKGLIYSILSALGLGTLAIFFKIGLGMGLEPLELVQYRFTVGAIALFVWLGVTSPKLLKVRPRVLLKAAVLGIGIYPLQSWLFIMALKHIPASTTSLIYYFYPLMTTLIAVVFLKLRPGRSVFAALGLIIVGSGLVFYNAFAQQLDTQGIMYALGCMLCFSVYLTVIQIFTRNDEAKTIVPYVILCMALVFSSLSSPLKIFDLNMQGWFIAVGLGLIPTALAISQLYRAVDAIGSANVAIFSTIEPVTTVLLAAFVLGEHIAPVQIAGMGFILLGIILPNLQLLKRKAAIGN, from the coding sequence ATGGTTAAAGGGCTGATTTATTCTATTCTTTCCGCTTTGGGGCTTGGAACGCTGGCAATTTTTTTTAAGATCGGCCTTGGAATGGGGCTGGAGCCGCTGGAACTGGTGCAATACCGATTCACCGTGGGGGCAATTGCTCTTTTTGTCTGGCTGGGAGTGACGAGTCCCAAGCTGCTGAAAGTCCGTCCAAGAGTTCTTTTGAAGGCTGCTGTTTTGGGTATAGGTATTTATCCTTTGCAATCATGGCTTTTTATCATGGCCCTGAAACACATCCCGGCCTCGACCACTTCGCTCATTTACTATTTCTATCCCCTGATGACGACTCTTATCGCGGTTGTTTTCCTGAAGCTGCGGCCCGGAAGGTCGGTATTTGCTGCGCTGGGCCTGATTATTGTGGGCAGCGGGCTGGTCTTTTATAATGCCTTTGCGCAACAGCTTGATACTCAGGGGATTATGTATGCCCTCGGCTGCATGCTCTGCTTTTCCGTTTACCTGACCGTGATCCAGATTTTTACCCGTAATGATGAAGCCAAGACCATTGTGCCTTATGTGATTCTATGTATGGCCCTAGTCTTCAGTTCGCTTTCTTCCCCGCTGAAAATATTTGATCTTAATATGCAGGGCTGGTTTATTGCCGTCGGGCTGGGGCTGATTCCCACCGCGTTGGCAATCAGCCAGCTCTACCGGGCGGTGGACGCCATCGGCAGTGCCAATGTTGCTATTTTTTCCACCATTGAACCCGTTACAACTGTACTGCTGGCAGCCTTTGTGCTCGGAGAGCATATAGCCCCGGTCCAGATTGCGGGGATGGGATTTATTCTGCTGGGGATTATCCTGCCTAATTTACAGCTTTTGAAACGTAAGGCTGCTATCGGGAATTGA
- a CDS encoding methyl-accepting chemotaxis protein — protein sequence MKFKSINTGLAVLITAVVFVSVAAFVVVVSSMTNSAVMHIQEQNMNVLNNKLTNDVENFLKQSRSSLLAFAGNKDVRDGFVDSAAAERAQKQLLNRIKNNKKLATLAAFDRSAKIVFGVKSNGQSAAGADLSSRQYVREVLNGKQFAVSDVLKSVLDDRFIVVMAVPVHDAQGKLLGGFLMSVDWQQYAQAMIGDITIGEDGYAYILDQKGRIIAHKVSQDLVLKDISKYQFVKDSLATSKGKTEYEWEGRAKVQSFQVVPSTGWVVCMSAYVSDLSRTAHEQRNVLIGMGAVMILILVGAIVLTIRKQVTGPMAVIRDFTSEIAHGNFKAELEGKFVCELKDLSENIDFMVAELKNKLGFSEGVLNGLVLPCSIVGPENNILWANSQICELIESKIGPEKAVGMDPGEFFYNERGRKTLSQKAIEEEHQIQQEVEYTTMSGKHKNIMVSTTPFYDMDHKMLGSVTIWIDMTEIREQQRQIEENSIMISEAAASATEVSDQVSSFSEALAAQVEQSSRGAEEQSVMASEAATAMDEMNSTVFEVARNASTAAELADVSQQKAGEGEQRVVQAVETISLIRKQSDQMQKDMADLGKQADGIGNIMGVISDIADQTNLLALNAAIEAARAGDAGRGFAVVADEVRKLAESTMNATSEVGEYISRIQDSAKTNIANTEKSTKAIGDVTGLINESGDILKEIVEKVSETADQVRSIATASEEQSAASEQISRSTGQINTIASETAQAMNESAEAVSRMSELAKELDGIIGRMQG from the coding sequence ATGAAATTTAAGAGTATAAATACTGGGCTTGCTGTTTTGATTACGGCTGTCGTTTTTGTCTCTGTCGCTGCGTTTGTGGTTGTGGTCAGTTCCATGACCAACTCTGCGGTGATGCATATTCAGGAACAGAATATGAATGTTCTGAATAATAAGCTGACAAATGATGTAGAAAATTTTTTAAAACAGTCGCGCAGCAGTCTGCTTGCCTTTGCCGGCAACAAGGATGTGCGGGACGGGTTTGTCGATAGTGCAGCCGCTGAACGGGCACAGAAACAGCTGCTTAACCGGATCAAAAATAATAAAAAGCTGGCAACCCTCGCCGCGTTTGACCGCAGCGCGAAGATTGTCTTCGGGGTTAAATCCAATGGACAGAGTGCGGCAGGGGCGGATTTAAGTTCCCGCCAGTATGTGCGCGAGGTTTTGAACGGTAAACAGTTTGCGGTATCCGATGTGTTGAAATCGGTGCTTGATGATCGTTTTATCGTGGTTATGGCTGTTCCGGTGCATGACGCACAGGGCAAACTCCTTGGCGGTTTCCTTATGTCTGTGGACTGGCAGCAGTATGCGCAGGCCATGATCGGCGATATTACCATCGGTGAAGACGGCTATGCCTATATTCTGGATCAAAAAGGTCGTATCATTGCCCATAAGGTAAGTCAGGATCTTGTCCTGAAAGATATATCCAAGTACCAGTTTGTTAAAGACAGTCTTGCAACTTCCAAAGGCAAAACCGAATATGAATGGGAAGGACGGGCCAAAGTCCAGTCTTTTCAGGTTGTACCTTCCACCGGATGGGTGGTCTGCATGTCCGCTTATGTTTCTGACTTGAGCCGTACTGCCCATGAACAGCGTAATGTACTTATCGGCATGGGTGCTGTAATGATCCTGATTCTTGTGGGGGCTATTGTGTTGACCATCCGCAAGCAGGTTACCGGTCCCATGGCTGTCATCCGTGATTTTACCAGCGAGATTGCCCACGGCAATTTTAAGGCTGAGCTTGAAGGAAAATTTGTTTGCGAACTCAAAGATCTTTCCGAAAATATAGACTTCATGGTGGCGGAGCTGAAAAACAAGCTCGGTTTTTCCGAAGGCGTTCTTAACGGTCTGGTTCTGCCGTGTTCCATTGTCGGCCCTGAAAATAATATCCTCTGGGCCAACTCCCAGATTTGTGAACTTATTGAAAGTAAGATCGGTCCTGAAAAGGCTGTGGGTATGGATCCGGGCGAGTTCTTTTATAATGAAAGAGGCCGCAAGACCCTTTCCCAGAAAGCCATTGAGGAAGAACATCAGATTCAACAGGAAGTCGAATACACGACTATGAGCGGGAAACATAAAAATATTATGGTCTCTACTACTCCGTTTTATGATATGGACCACAAGATGCTCGGTTCGGTCACCATCTGGATCGATATGACTGAAATCCGTGAGCAGCAGCGACAAATTGAAGAAAACAGTATTATGATTTCCGAGGCTGCAGCCAGTGCTACCGAGGTGTCTGATCAGGTTTCCAGTTTTTCCGAAGCCTTGGCCGCTCAGGTGGAACAATCCAGCCGTGGTGCAGAAGAACAGTCAGTTATGGCCAGTGAGGCTGCTACTGCTATGGATGAGATGAATTCCACTGTATTTGAAGTGGCCCGTAATGCCTCTACCGCCGCCGAGCTGGCCGATGTTTCACAGCAGAAGGCCGGTGAAGGTGAGCAGAGGGTGGTGCAGGCCGTTGAAACCATTTCCCTGATCAGGAAGCAGTCCGACCAGATGCAGAAGGATATGGCTGATCTCGGTAAGCAGGCCGACGGTATCGGCAATATCATGGGTGTGATCAGTGATATTGCGGACCAGACCAACCTGCTGGCCCTTAACGCCGCCATCGAGGCCGCCCGTGCGGGTGATGCCGGACGCGGATTCGCTGTGGTCGCCGATGAAGTGCGCAAGCTTGCTGAATCCACAATGAATGCCACCAGCGAGGTAGGTGAGTACATCAGTCGCATTCAGGACAGTGCCAAGACCAACATTGCCAATACCGAAAAATCCACCAAAGCAATCGGGGACGTCACCGGATTGATTAATGAGTCCGGGGACATTTTGAAGGAAATCGTGGAAAAGGTTTCCGAGACTGCGGATCAGGTCCGTTCCATCGCCACTGCTTCTGAGGAGCAATCCGCTGCCAGTGAACAGATCAGCCGCTCTACCGGGCAGATCAACACCATTGCCAGTGAGACTGCGCAGGCTATGAATGAATCTGCCGAAGCGGTCAGCCGTATGTCTGAACTGGCCAAAGAGCTGGATGGGATTATCGGGCGTATGCAGGGATAA
- a CDS encoding ribonucleoside triphosphate reductase codes for MPKQILKRDGCLESWSTDRISEAIFKALKASGIKDPLLSKRLGRKVEHKLAEVDVPEQEMVQDMVQLVLMENRLYSVAERYIIYREKRRELRRQDETYLDIAGTIESYLDRSDWRVNENSNMGHSFQGLMLHMSGAVQARYCLEKYPEEIRLAHEHGYFHIHDLSFGLAGYCAGWSLRDLLLDGFGLKGRCSSGPARHFDSVTGQMVNFLGTLQNEWAGAQAFNNVDTYLAPFIRHDGLDYDRVKQIVQKLIFNLNTTSRWGGQSPFTNFTFDLVPPKHIASEPVIIGGEFQDTTYGEYEAEMEMINRAFVEVMLEGDSDGRIFSFPIPTYNVTPDFPWESEVGELLLQMTAKYGAPYFQNFINSDLNPEDVRSMCCRLQMDLREIRKKTGGLFGAGDLTGSIGVVTLNLPKLAYLAQGEEDFLDLITEYASQAKDSLEYKRKLVTANFENGMFPFSQRYLKNGFKGHFSTIGLIGGNEACHNLLGKGIDTPSGSRLMQRVLHHLRDLTVEFQEETGNLFNLEATPGEGTCYRLAKIDKNLYADIFTSGGDTPYYTNSTLLPVGSTEDVVYALEHQNELQTLYNGGTVFHTFLGEAVPDTTALKNFIIKAMTNTKIPYISVTPTFSVCEDHGYIYGEHFECPDCGKDAEVYTRIVGYYRPVNRWNKGKKEEYRERTEYSQTSCAC; via the coding sequence ATGCCCAAACAAATTCTCAAACGTGACGGATGTCTCGAATCCTGGTCTACAGACCGTATTTCTGAAGCGATTTTTAAAGCCCTCAAAGCCAGCGGCATCAAAGATCCCCTGCTGAGTAAACGTCTCGGCCGCAAGGTTGAGCATAAGCTTGCCGAAGTGGATGTTCCCGAACAGGAAATGGTTCAGGATATGGTCCAGCTGGTACTCATGGAGAACCGTCTCTACTCTGTTGCCGAACGCTACATCATCTACCGTGAAAAACGCCGCGAACTGCGCCGTCAGGATGAAACCTACCTCGATATCGCCGGAACCATCGAAAGCTACCTCGACCGTTCCGACTGGCGCGTAAATGAAAACTCCAACATGGGCCACTCCTTTCAGGGACTGATGCTGCACATGTCCGGAGCGGTTCAGGCCCGTTACTGCCTTGAAAAATATCCTGAGGAAATCAGGCTGGCCCACGAGCACGGTTATTTCCACATCCATGACCTTTCTTTCGGTCTTGCCGGATACTGCGCGGGCTGGTCTCTGCGTGACCTGCTGCTGGACGGCTTCGGCCTCAAGGGCCGCTGCTCCTCCGGTCCGGCACGCCATTTTGATTCCGTAACCGGACAGATGGTCAATTTCCTCGGCACCCTGCAGAACGAATGGGCCGGTGCGCAGGCTTTCAACAACGTTGATACCTACCTCGCTCCCTTCATCCGTCACGACGGTCTGGACTATGACCGTGTGAAACAGATCGTGCAGAAGCTGATCTTCAACCTGAACACCACCTCCCGCTGGGGCGGCCAGAGCCCGTTCACCAACTTCACTTTTGACCTTGTTCCGCCCAAGCACATTGCCAGCGAACCGGTCATTATCGGCGGTGAATTTCAGGATACTACTTACGGTGAATACGAAGCGGAAATGGAGATGATCAACCGTGCTTTCGTTGAAGTCATGCTCGAAGGTGACTCCGACGGCCGCATTTTTTCATTCCCCATTCCTACATACAACGTCACCCCGGACTTTCCGTGGGAAAGCGAAGTGGGCGAGCTGCTCCTGCAGATGACCGCCAAATACGGCGCGCCTTACTTCCAGAACTTCATCAACTCCGACCTCAATCCTGAGGACGTGCGTTCCATGTGCTGCCGGCTGCAGATGGACCTGCGCGAGATCCGCAAGAAGACCGGCGGCCTGTTCGGTGCCGGAGACCTGACCGGTTCCATCGGTGTTGTCACCCTGAACCTGCCCAAGCTGGCCTACCTCGCACAGGGTGAGGAAGATTTTCTCGACCTTATCACCGAGTACGCCTCTCAGGCCAAGGATTCCCTTGAGTACAAGCGCAAGCTGGTTACCGCCAATTTTGAGAACGGCATGTTTCCCTTCTCCCAGCGTTACCTGAAGAACGGCTTCAAGGGCCACTTCTCCACCATCGGTCTGATCGGCGGTAACGAAGCCTGCCACAACCTGCTGGGCAAAGGCATCGACACCCCCTCCGGCTCACGCCTCATGCAGAGGGTTCTGCACCACCTGCGTGATTTGACTGTTGAGTTTCAGGAAGAGACCGGAAACCTCTTCAATCTTGAAGCGACTCCGGGTGAAGGTACCTGCTACCGTCTGGCCAAGATCGATAAGAATCTCTACGCCGACATCTTCACTTCCGGTGGTGATACCCCGTACTACACCAACTCCACCCTGCTGCCCGTAGGTTCCACCGAGGACGTTGTCTACGCCCTTGAGCACCAGAACGAGCTGCAGACCCTTTATAACGGCGGCACCGTGTTCCACACCTTCCTCGGTGAAGCTGTGCCCGACACCACCGCTCTGAAGAACTTCATTATCAAGGCCATGACCAACACCAAGATTCCTTACATCTCGGTGACCCCGACCTTTTCGGTCTGCGAGGATCACGGCTACATTTACGGCGAGCACTTCGAATGCCCCGATTGCGGCAAGGATGCCGAGGTATACACCCGCATTGTGGGTTACTACCGTCCGGTCAACCGCTGGAACAAGGGTAAAAAGGAAGAGTATCGCGAAAGGACTGAATACAGCCAGACTTCATGCGCATGCTAG
- a CDS encoding methyl-accepting chemotaxis protein codes for MLLFLLCALCLGALSIFTLQRLTGQMEIRNSLDEIISMGAEAQAVAMDWLVHREELSMSKEGNGGAALLDTYNDKVRSMNADLDAAMTSIADKRARVSLVDLKESFNSFDRSFSLFQVQFNEGVGQVKRLREISVDILGQALSLQKSIERSARKQAGKNAALQEQAQALQGRDLGTLLQDMSGSIDGLNELAAKRQVSAILLNKPLGFQEMAKDFILYKDAASGSGLIVDIEKLMGIDPDSSMGASYPQFAPLFTKGREAKLFNKIVDLTGEYLEVFKSYYSLSLKMNKSMQAMDTARAALIGLEHSIRSAQVESYNDMQQRAVYLVSGLSALAALIGIGLILVSRRVIILPLRRIIGDMARTSREIGQGTADLSFRVKQEGNGELGDLADSFNSLMHVIEIDREKVERATAAAEREAEAAREALQGLSEAQKEAENARRQGVLDVVRNLEQIVSGLSVASDEISNHVADSSRRAREQQSSLSESTSALDQMTCSIQGVARSCSDAVVGAGEAMDTANRGAEMTGEAISSIFSVKEQSEQLKDSLNQMNVRVEDIGRIMSVVSDIADQTNLLALNAAIEAARAGDAGRGFAVVADEVRKLAEKTMDATKDVSLVVEAIQESSHANVQSMEQAAKSVLDSTRLAEQAGEALEEIVSLVNGVTGQVQNISAAAEEQSVSSDQINSSSKNINQMAELTTQSMEKSNDSAKDLSILAMELRSLIDGLREECRTV; via the coding sequence ATGCTGCTGTTTCTCTTGTGTGCACTGTGTCTGGGAGCTCTTTCCATATTCACTCTGCAAAGGCTGACCGGACAGATGGAAATTCGTAATAGTCTGGATGAAATAATAAGCATGGGTGCTGAGGCGCAAGCTGTGGCCATGGACTGGCTGGTCCACCGCGAAGAACTTTCCATGAGTAAAGAAGGGAATGGCGGAGCAGCGTTGCTTGACACATATAATGATAAAGTACGTTCTATGAACGCTGATCTTGATGCGGCTATGACTTCTATTGCTGATAAGCGTGCACGTGTTTCGCTTGTAGATCTCAAAGAGTCTTTTAATTCATTTGATCGCAGTTTCAGCCTGTTTCAGGTGCAGTTCAATGAAGGGGTGGGGCAGGTTAAGCGGCTGCGCGAAATTTCCGTAGATATTCTTGGGCAGGCACTTTCCCTGCAGAAGAGTATAGAGCGCAGTGCCAGAAAACAGGCCGGGAAGAATGCGGCACTTCAGGAACAGGCCCAAGCCCTGCAGGGACGTGATCTTGGCACTCTTCTTCAGGATATGTCCGGCTCTATTGACGGACTGAATGAACTGGCAGCCAAACGTCAGGTTTCAGCCATCCTGCTAAACAAGCCTCTCGGTTTTCAGGAAATGGCCAAGGATTTCATCCTTTATAAAGATGCGGCCAGCGGGTCCGGGCTTATTGTTGATATTGAGAAACTCATGGGGATTGATCCGGATTCATCCATGGGTGCATCCTATCCGCAGTTCGCCCCCTTGTTCACAAAGGGGCGTGAGGCAAAATTGTTTAATAAGATTGTGGATTTGACCGGGGAATATCTTGAAGTCTTCAAGTCCTATTACAGCCTCAGCCTGAAAATGAATAAATCCATGCAGGCCATGGATACGGCTCGTGCGGCATTGATCGGACTTGAGCACTCCATCCGTTCGGCGCAGGTGGAAAGCTACAATGACATGCAGCAGCGGGCCGTATATTTAGTCAGCGGTTTGAGTGCGCTGGCTGCGTTGATCGGAATCGGTTTGATTCTTGTCAGCCGCAGGGTCATCATTCTTCCTCTGCGCAGAATTATCGGTGATATGGCCCGCACCAGCCGCGAGATAGGCCAGGGTACTGCCGACTTGTCCTTCCGGGTTAAGCAGGAGGGTAATGGTGAATTGGGGGATCTGGCTGATTCATTCAACAGTCTGATGCATGTGATTGAGATAGACCGGGAAAAGGTGGAGAGGGCCACTGCTGCTGCCGAGCGTGAGGCGGAGGCGGCCCGGGAAGCCTTGCAAGGCTTGAGCGAAGCCCAGAAGGAAGCGGAGAATGCTCGCAGGCAGGGCGTGCTGGATGTGGTCCGCAATCTGGAGCAGATTGTCAGCGGTCTTTCTGTGGCGTCGGATGAAATCAGCAATCATGTTGCTGATTCCAGCAGAAGGGCGCGGGAACAGCAATCCAGCCTTTCCGAATCCACTTCCGCCCTTGATCAGATGACCTGCTCCATTCAGGGCGTGGCCCGCAGTTGTTCAGACGCTGTGGTCGGGGCCGGGGAAGCAATGGACACCGCCAACCGGGGCGCGGAAATGACCGGGGAAGCCATCAGTTCCATATTCAGTGTCAAGGAACAGAGTGAGCAGCTCAAGGATAGTCTTAACCAGATGAATGTCCGGGTCGAGGATATCGGACGGATCATGTCCGTGGTCAGCGATATTGCAGACCAGACCAATCTGCTGGCCCTGAACGCGGCAATTGAGGCTGCGCGAGCCGGGGATGCCGGACGCGGTTTTGCCGTGGTGGCTGATGAAGTTCGCAAGCTGGCCGAGAAGACCATGGACGCCACCAAGGATGTGAGCCTTGTTGTTGAAGCCATTCAGGAAAGTTCCCATGCCAATGTGCAGTCCATGGAGCAAGCAGCCAAATCCGTATTGGACAGTACCCGTCTGGCTGAACAGGCCGGGGAGGCTCTGGAGGAGATAGTCAGCCTTGTGAACGGTGTTACAGGACAGGTCCAGAATATTTCTGCTGCAGCTGAAGAACAGTCCGTATCTTCGGACCAAATTAACTCGTCGTCCAAAAATATTAATCAAATGGCGGAGCTGACTACCCAGTCCATGGAAAAGTCCAATGATTCGGCAAAGGATCTTTCCATTCTGGCAATGGAATTGCGTTCATTGATTGATGGATTGCGGGAGGAATGCCGAACGGTTTAG
- a CDS encoding MarR family transcriptional regulator → MLNKLNHAVIEFYEKLSSWEHDVVREKGLTLPQMHTLEVLGIHSDMRMKELAQCMGITTGTLTVLVDRLEDKGFVCRKPHQTDRRSILVELTETGQEMYQEHDRLHLRLTEELTAEFSDEERAALLSFFEKMNGMF, encoded by the coding sequence GTGCTCAATAAGCTCAATCATGCGGTGATTGAATTTTATGAAAAGCTTTCTTCGTGGGAGCATGATGTTGTGCGTGAAAAGGGACTAACTCTACCTCAGATGCATACTCTTGAAGTCTTGGGCATTCATAGCGATATGCGTATGAAAGAGTTGGCCCAGTGCATGGGCATCACCACCGGAACCCTGACCGTGCTGGTGGACCGTCTTGAAGACAAAGGATTCGTCTGCCGCAAGCCGCACCAGACCGACCGCCGTTCCATCCTCGTGGAGCTCACTGAAACCGGGCAGGAAATGTACCAAGAGCATGATCGTCTGCACCTGCGCTTAACTGAAGAGTTGACCGCAGAATTTTCAGATGAGGAACGTGCTGCCTTACTGTCCTTTTTTGAAAAGATGAATGGGATGTTTTAA